The genomic segment TTCTTCCTGCCTCTTGATTCCCTCGTCGCGGCGCATCACGCTATTAAGCCCGGCCGCCTGCAAAGTCGGCTCGACGCCCTCGACATCGACCTCTTTCAATTTATCGATGAAATCCAAAATCGCCGTCAGATCTTTGGCGAATTTTTTTTCATCCTCTTGGCTCAATCCCAGACGGGCGAGTTTTGCGATATGGGCGACATCAAACATAAAAGCGTTATTTTAACATCTCTAAAAATTCTTCTTCATCAATAATTTTCACTCCCAGCTCTCTTGCTTTATCATATTTTGACCCCGGCTCCGCGCCCGCCACCACCAAGCTCGTTTTAGCGGAAACCGACGAAGCCGCATCTCCCCCGCGCTCGCGGATGGCCTGTTTGGCCTGGTCGCGGCTAAGGCCGGCCAGTTCTCCCGTGAGCACCAAAGT from the Patescibacteria group bacterium genome contains:
- the gatC gene encoding Asp-tRNA(Asn)/Glu-tRNA(Gln) amidotransferase subunit GatC; the encoded protein is MFDVAHIAKLARLGLSQEDEKKFAKDLTAILDFIDKLKEVDVEGVEPTLQAAGLNSVMRRDEGIKRQEESRKKLLANAPEAKDDYIKVKAVFGE